Genomic segment of Tiliqua scincoides isolate rTilSci1 chromosome 1, rTilSci1.hap2, whole genome shotgun sequence:
gctattaggCTTATCTCTACAACTGACCCTTTAATTAGTGATTGTCCCCTTAGTTTTAAGGCCATTTCTGCTTCTTTGCTTCTGCTGTTTTAATTAGTTGCTTTGTGTTGCTTACCTGACCTTCCTGAACTGAACTTCCTTGTTGACTGCTGAGGTGGGCACTTTTAATTACtagtttcttcttttcttttttaattactagtttcttctgcttttccaAAGCAGTGGctcattaatttattttttaagatcATGGTTTTGCAATTAAAAGGAAGGGGCAAAGAGCAAACTACTAACTAAAAGGCCATTTGCAGGTTGCTGTAAGACCCTTGCTGAATGGGGCTTATTTGTGAGTAACGTAAATGTATATTTAGGATATACATTTGTTAGGGTAAATATATGTTAGGATCTTGCTCTGTGGACATGCGTGCCTTTTTCATGAACTATAGCACCAACAGTGTGAAATTTATCACCCTGTTCACTCTGCTTTCAGAACAAGAATGCACTAAAGTGTGGAAGCAAACCTTCTCCCACCCACATGCACCTACCCACCAGGTCCTCTGCCTTGGCTTTTCTACCTTCTGCATGCCTGCTCTCTCTTTGGAGTTACAGAGCTTCAGTcagttattcttttttttcttttctttccacccAGCCCTGACACCAAGTAAGAATCCAGGTACCAGACCTCAATCACTTGAGCTTAACTTATTGGAAGTTTCACTTCCTCTTGCAACAAACCCAAGAAATCCTAAGACCAACCATGAGTCACTTTGAACCTCAGAGATGCACCTTCATATCCTTTCCAAGAGATGGTTTCTTTATTTTCACTGAAGTAGCATGAAACTGAGTTACTGATTTTGACATACTCACTAATACCTGTGAGTCTTCAGTGGTGCTCTGGAAAGGGCCAGAAGCAAGATGATGCAGATGATACATTTTTGTTTACAGTAAATGGAAAACACTACTCTAGTTTCTCCTGTATAATACTCCCTTTTATATCTTTTTTAATCCCTTATACAAACCATTATCGCCATAATCAAGGCCACAATTTCATGTGCAGTTATGCACAAGGAAAGGCATTTCACCATGAGGCCAAGTAAGGCAGCTGTTGAGAATGCAGATATTGGGTACCTCAACTCTGTTAAGAGTAGCAGAGTAAATCTGAATCATGGAACACAAATCCTCAGAAAGGTTTCCTGGGCAAGCTGCAGTGAAATGGCTTGTGGCTTGCCCAGTGTGGCTTGCCCAGGAAAACTTTctggtggattgtgccccatgttAACTATTGGAGTTTGAGGAGCATTTGGACTTTCACCTTGGGCATCAAAATATCTTGGGTGACCCATGCACATAAGTACATTCTATTTCAATGGCACTTATATAGCTGAAAAGCGTAAACCTTTAAATGGTCATATACTATAACCAATATGGAGATGGACATGGTGTATATGAACATGATGAAAGTAGGCTCAGATTTTAGAATGTGTGACAAGACTGCACTGCACTGATTTATTTGGGGATGAAGACACAATTATCTGTTTGTCACCCTTCCTCAAGACTCCTTTTCCCATGGTGTAGATTTGAAGCATTGTATGAGTTCAGTAGCTCCTACTATCTTAATTGCTTGTCAGCAAATGCTGGGGAGGGAGATTAGAGGTTCAGATGATGCCCCCATGTGGACATTTAACTAGCTCCTTGTGATCATTGGAGGATTATTTCTGTAAACGTATTTGCGCAGAACGAAAAGAGACCTTTAAAAATAGTACATAGCTTATTTACTTCAGTTGCTAATATTAAATTTCCCTTTGTTACCACACTTTCTCTAAGAAAAAGTAACAATTTTGGCATAGGTTAAAACAAATACTGCTACTGCTCTCATTTGTTTCATTAATGATACCTTTGTGTATTTTAGTACAAAACAATTATACTTTGGAAGAAACACTGACACAACATCTGTTAAACTGCAGGTTCCCCCTGCCCTTTCAAGTATGGAAAGGCATAGGATAATGTTATTCTCATCCAGAAGAAATCTTAAAATCTCTGCAGCTTGGATTTTGGCCGAAGAATACTTGTAACCATGGACTCAACGGACAATGGGAAAAACCTTTCCCCACTCCTCACTCATGGTCACAGTTGCCTCTCTTCCTGACATACTCCTAATCTGCATTCTCATTCTTTCTCCTCTCTGTTAACCACCATCACTATCACTGCCTGTAAATTTACTGTCTTCCACTCACACTTGTCTCCTCTCTTCCCATCTTCTGTCCGGCACTTAggcctcatcaggtggcacagatccaagtagccccatggggcagctgccatgcaacatgaggtaagggatgaattccccttactccaagttgcagtgaagcccaaccctgctctggatgcagcacaggccagccagtctgcctgctccagggcaggttacaattgggctgtaaggcatttTTACTCTGGTGTGCACATCtcagcagtcagaataaagcagtgattctcaaactggtgagtcatgttagtgtaaaggttcccctgtccctttaagggatgggggaaggagagaggtggggaagtgatccccaagatcgcatccctttggaggggtgagaggggtgcttttcactttatgtagggctgctgcaggaggtgcaaggagccctgtgcagccctctgcagcactccccgaggcttggaacgttcaagaaaagcgggcacaaagcacttccattttgcaggaggtgctttgcgcctgctattactgaatgttccaagcctcagggagcattgcggagggctgcacagagCTCTCCGCATctcctgcagtctgctgcagccctaccttcaTAAAGTAAGTGAGAAGCACCCCCCTCACTGCCCCTtatggatgcaatcctggggacgctgccctagcccctcccccacaaagacttaccgaGGGAGTAAAACTTCCTCAAATTTTGAGAAACTTTGGAATAAGGCTTTCTTCAGACACAGAACCAGAAGGGTGGGAGCTATTCATACATGTCCTGACTCTGTGGTGCAGGTGTGACTAACACAACCATGTGGGCAGGAAAAATTACATTGATCTTTCACAAAGTGGAGAGGAGAGAAGGAGGCTGGCAATTGGGTGAAAAAGACCCACACAATTGGCCCTAGCTGTATTCTGTCATTTTTCACACAAAAAGCACCTCTGCAAAATCAAAGTCTACCATATGGACATGTCTTTTGCAGTGTTGACTGTGCAACATGGTTATGAATGCAGGCATTATTTATGTTAGCATTCTAAATTTTTCAGTTTAAACCATGCCTACAGCGTTTGCATGATAAGTAAAGGTGCTTGTTTCCGgtaagtaaagaaggccaattctatgcttgggatcattagaaaaggtattgagaacaaaacggctaatattataatgctgttgtacaaatcgatggtaaggccacacctggagtattgtgtccagttctggtcaccacatctcaaaaaggacgtagtggaaatggaaaaggtgcgaaagagagcgactaagatgattacggggctggggcaccttccttttgaggaaaggctacggcgtttgggcctcttcagcctagaaaagagacgcctgaggggggacatgattgagacatacaaaattatgtaggggatggacagagtggatagagagatgctctttacactcttacataacaccagaaccaggggacatccactaaaatagagtgttcggagggttagaacagacaaaagaaaatatttctttactcagcatgtggtcagtctgtggaactccttgccacagaatgtggtgacggcatctggcctggatgcctttaaaaggggattggacaagtttctggaggaaaaatccattatgggtaacaagacatgatgtgtatgtgcaacctcctgattttagaaatgggctatgtcagatgcaagggagggcaccaggatgcaggtctcttgttatctggtgtgctccctggggcatttggtaggccgctgtgagatacaggaagctggactagatgggcctatggcctgatccagtggggctgctcttatgttcttatgagtaggataggattacagccttagtcagtggttcccaaactgttgggtcACATCCTCGCAGGGCAACCAGAAAAagggaatggcccagaaattggcagcaacatgattggaactattgtgctgctgccagaggctccccagacccttcagcagcccccaggtaagtgtaaagtgGTAAGTGAGGGCCCtttcctccctggcagcagcaggatTATCCCAATCATGTTactgccctcttccctcccctgcaaatacttaaagggttcccaaagtctgagcaggattttgagaaccactggtctaagtcttaccgaacacaatgggctttacttctgagtaaaataaataacaccagtTTCAAACACTTCTGATGATAAGGCTTGGATATGCAGTGTCCCAAATGCTTCAATCTGACAAGGAAATCCACACATGAAGCAAAATTCTACATCCCTAGCTAAGGCCTGTTCAAAAATGTTTGTCATGATCTGGCTCAAGCTTGTCATCACAATAGTTATATGGGCCTGTGAACCAACTGCACTTCTGAATTTATACGCATCCATAACTGTTGTGCATGCATAGTTGGGCACAGCCAGAGTTGGATCGGGGCTAAAGAATAAAACATTTAATCTAAATCTGCATGTGTCACATGCATTCCAGATTTTAGGTTACAAATGGCAAGCATGCACTGCACTTATCCACTTCTCGTGTACAGAAAAGTCTTGTTATTCCTCACTTCCAAATTTCTGAAGGACAAAGGCAGGAAAATAAACTGACATATGGTCACACATGCTTTCAtcataaatccatttttaaatCACAACAAACTTATGCAGCAGTCACAGAATTATGCCACAGGAGATGGGGAAAACAGAGTACTTCATGGCGGAGTTTTCTGAATTTACTAAAAATAAGTACAGAATACATATCTGGTCGGGCTGAGAGCTGTGAAAGCCATTCTGCTGCCAGAATGTGTAAGGCACATGCTGTTGTATGATGTTAGTCACAGTTGAATGCTATAGATGCATTCCTAGCTGTAGTAAGTCTGATCTACTCAATCAAAGGCAATCTTCACACAGAAATAAACAATTTCTGAatggcactgtgttgggggaatgGTGACCCCCATCTAGCACCTGGTGTGCGCGCACAGAGAGCAGATGGTGCTGTTGGCTCTGACAGCACCAATCATATGTTTGGGGCTGTGTTTATTGAATCATGGTGCCCATTTTCTTCTCTCCCATATTTGGTGAGCTGACAGCTTCAACCATCTGTTAGCACAGGAGAGCCTCGTGCAAAGCAGTGCGACTGCACTTTGTCCTTGTGCATGGAGATTTCAGGATTGGGGTGATTATTACAGCCTAGTAAGCAATCAGCAGAGGATAACAGTGACAAGTTTTCAGAGGTGTGGTAATAAGATGAAATATggttttagttttttttcttaTCATGTTCTTATCAAGTCAAGAAATTGACTTCTGCAGGTGACTTATATAATGCTGTCATGATAGATGTTTTTCTTTAGCCATTTTACAGATATTAAGGGCAGCACCCCAAGTAGTACTCTCACAACAAAGGTTCCCTACCCCCTAGTCCCTAGTGAAgtgcccttccctcctcctccccaagccACTGTTGAGGGTTGAAGGATGAAGTGTGTGACACTGCAGGAGTAGGGAGGTATACCTGGAAGCTGATTAATATCTATCATTTCATGAGCCATCATTTCACTTATGGTTTCTGGGAATACCCCTGTTTTCCTGCAGTTGCTCATACTGCATCTCCCCCCATTGGTGTAGGTCCCAGACCCTCAGGAATGTCTTTTCAGGGGGTAACAGTAGAGAAGAGAGGATGGGAGAAATTGCTTGTATTAGTCTGGACATCCAAGTGTCATTTTGCTACAATTTTTTTAGTGTGTACTCTTAAGGGGATGGTGGGTTTGGGGTAGCTGAAACACAAGTTACAAACATACAGACTAAATTAAATAATGCTAAATGCTTCCTTCAAAGTGCTTAttatgttttggttttttgtttccagatccagatcaaaataaaaaattatgatAGCAACTGGTGGAGTTATAACAGGACTGGCTGCCCTGAAGAGGCAAGACTCTGCCAGATCCCAGCATCATTTAAATCTGACAGCACCCCCAGCTACTGAAGAACAAAAACCGGTCAAGCGCCGACCCAGAACAGATGTAGTCGTTGTCCAAGGCAAAATCCGACTTTATTCGCCATCAGGATTCTTCCTTGTTCTGGGAGTGCTCATTTCCTTTCTGGGGATTGCCATGGCTATCCTTGGATATTGGCCACAGAAGAATCCTTTCCTGGAACCTGAAGAAACCTTGGCACTAAACGAGACCCAAGTCATCAGAAGGGAAGATGGATTTGTAATTCGTTTTCTGGAGCAGCACTTGCATTCCGATAAGATGAAGATGCTGGGGCCGTTCACAATGGGGATTGGGATCTTTATTTTCATTTGTGCAAATGCCATGCTCCATGAAAACCGGGACAAGGAGACCAAAATTATTCACATGAGAGATATCTATTCAACAGTCATTGACATACATACTCTAAGGATCAGCGAACAAAAGCAGCTGAATGGTGCCTACATAGGCTTAGCGAGGGAGAGTGAAGCCAGGCACAGTGCAGCCTCCTGTGCATCACGGCTGGCTGCAAATACAATTGCACCTTTCTCGGGCTTtgcaggcagctttcaaagggaAAGCAATGCTGAGGAGGATGACATTGCTGTGAGTGATAGCAAAAATGCCACAAGTCTTTTACCATCGTTGCTGACGGAGCGCCGGGGGTCAGTCTTTGGCCTTTATCCTCATTCTGGGAAGGTAAAGGATGACAGGAGTAGCGGTCCTCTAAAATGCGAAACCAAGTCCATTGTGTCATCTTCCATTAATGCGTTCACATTACCTGTAATTAAACTAAATAACTGTGTTATTGACGAGCCCAGTATAGACAACATCACTGAGGATTCCGCAAGCACCAGAGGCCGACCAAGAAATTTGTCCATGGACTCTCTAGCTGTTCCATTGACTGATACCAATGACAGCTACAAACCTGTCGGTGCATTGATACCAAGAAACAGTTTGTATGGAGACTCCTCACCCAGTCAGTTCAAATCTTCTATGACTCTTGGACCCAGCACTGGGAAGCTTCTGTCACCCGGTGCAGCTAGAAAACAGTTTGGGTCCAACACCTCTTTGCACCTTTTGTCTGCACACTCAAAATCCCTAGACTTAGATCGGGGTTCTTCAACCCTCACCGTCCAAGTTGAACAAAGAAAACATCCAAGCTGGCCAAGATTGGATCGAAGCAACAGTAAAGGTTATATGAAGCTAGAAAACAAGGAAGACCCAATGGACAGGCTGCTTGTTCCACAAGCTGCTGCCAAGAAGGACTTTACTAATAAAGAAAAGCTCCTTATGATTTCCAGATCTCATAATAATTTGAGTTTTGAACATGATGAATTTTTGAGTAACAATCTAAAGCGTGGAACTTCTGAGACAAGGTTTTGATAGTTAGGTTACTACCATTAACAAGGTACTtgccagtattttttaaaaaacaaaacattttgacATGTCCTTTTGtcttgtttgtttccagtgaaacTGGCATAAGCCTGTTTTTACCAAATGTTTCTATCAGATTAAAACTGCCTTGTGTTAGCAAAGGTTATTTTTCATCTTCTTAATGCCAAGTGTTTAATGTCAGGCAGCTTGTACATCAGAACACTGCACTGGCATAAAGCTGATTGGATGGTGTTTGTGCTGAGAGGATGGTTTTGAGAATTGATGTCTCCTTAATTTACAATTGCAATACCACACATTATCGCCACTCAACATATTTGGGTGCCTCAGATCCTATTTCCTCCCAGTCATTGCTCTTTACAAGCATGCTGTTTTTCATTAGGATGAGTCAACAATGAGAGCTGACTGAATAAGCTTCAATGTTCAGATCCATCAATGATGGTAACATTTTAACAGTGGTGCTTTTAATGGAAGATGAAGGCAGAGCTAGAGTTTCCAGAGGTACAGCCAAATTGATAACAGATAGCTATTTCTAGGTGCATTCAAGGGTGTTCCTATTGGAAgtgttttctgttttcctttggaGAGGCAGATCTCCTTCCAAAACTGCTTTCAACTCCTTACTCCATTTCAAAAGACATTTACCATATTGTATGGGtgctgctgtttgagaaacacaagtGTAAGTTTCCTTTGGTCATGGAAATAATTGTATGGTTCTTTGCATCTAGGCCATAATGTAAATGACAGGCACAATCCACAAGAATTTTTCTCCGGGGCAAGCATTATTTAATTAAATATGGAATGAAGTAGTATTTGGGCACTCTAGTGGGTCCAATTTTGTTTTACAGTGTTTTGCCCAGAAGAGGTACCCAGTAGGTTGAGCCCATTGTCTTTTACGTGATGGTGATGATCTGGAAATAAGTTTTGAATATTTAGCAAAAGCTGTTACCATATTGGGTAGGATTAGCAAAACAATGTAAGAGTTTGCAGACTGAAAACCAGTTTTCTGAACTTCCTATAATCAAGCTGAATATCAGTGCCATGTCTGAAATGATTCTGTTATAATGTTACAGTGAAATGAGGCCAAGGAAGACAAGATGGCTTCTTGTTATACAATAAAGGTGGGAACATAGGATGGGGGGGTTTTGAATAAAACCCAGGGCTAGCCAATAAAGACAAATCTTTTTGAAATTGGTTTTATCATTATTTGGTGTTCTTGAGGGTTAATAAAGTAATATGAGATGTGGCAAGGTTATGTTTGGCCATTCAGATTAAATTAGGACTACATATATATGCTGTAATGCTATACAAACCTATCTGGCAAGAGAGAGATAACAGTGATTCCAAATTGTCTGGACATTCAAATAACTGATAGGTGGGGGGGATGAAAGTTCGGCTGTACAACACTCAAAACATAATTTTTCCGATTATGGCATGAATTGAAATAGCAAATATTTGCAGCTCATTAATTGTGCTAACATTAAATAGGAAGCTCCTGTTGACAATCTATTCAGTGATTTTAACATCATTACTGAAGTGATAAAATATGTCGTGAACTGCAGAAACAGTGAGGGCAAACcttttttatttccttccttCAATCAGGCCACCACTGAAGCTGAAAGTTATTGCTAAAGAAATTATTAATGTGAATGGGTTGTTTCCAAAGGAAGTCATTCCAGACTAAGGACCATTGAAAGCAATGAGACAGGTTAGTTATGAGAAATTGAACTTCTGTTGATTTCAGTAGTGCTTAGTCAGGAATGACTACCTTCTGTATACAATTCAACGAATCTGCTGTACTAGAAAATGTCCTTGAGCTAAGTGCTAGTTAACAAAGACACACCTGGTGAAATTGGCTTTATCACTATTTAGTGTGTATGAGATTGTTCTAAGGCAGTAAGACTCTGGTCTTTCTGACTAGTCCAGTGTAGTCCAGTCTACCCTTGTGGCTTGACCAATAAGACCATAGGGCTCATTGGTCATTTTAGCAGGTGTTTCATATTTTCTCCTAATCTTAATAACTCAGGAACTAATTGCTTCTCCCAAATCAATCAGTTATGTCAAAATGTGGTACATGAAAAACTAAAGACAGGATTTTTGTATTCATTTCCAGCTCCATGTTCTAACAATGCAATGTTTCTGTGTCAAGAGCATTACTTGCCCCGTGAATTGAGGCATAGTGTTAACTTGTTAGAATCTCAAGCCTCTATATTGTAACAGAGTTAGCTAAATATTTTGCTATGAATAACTTTCTGGTCAGTGTTCTTAATacatttgctattttttttaaataaaaaccaaatgtgTAACCATGTGTGTATGGTAAATGTGTGTTTTCTCAGTACTTACTTGTTAGTTcctctttgttttctttattcCTTCATAACACTGAATAGTAGTGGTgttttttacagcacaatcttgtctcctcagaagtaagtcccagtgagttcaatgggatttacctacaggtaagtgtgtgtaggatgcAGCCTTAATTGATGGTTTAGGTCACAGGATTGCAAAGTTTATTCCTAATAACTCTTCTTAACACAAAGCTAAGAACtctacatttaaaaaaagcaaagggCTTCTGCTAAAAATGACAGAAAAATGATgtttctgcctctgctgcataTCATTGGTTGTTGCTGGGAAGAAGGGGGAACTCAAAGAggtgctgttttgtttgttttttaattagcaacagtCTAATCCCTCTGTTAACATGCAATgttcacattattttttttttaatcaacaagGATGTTAAGATTTATGTAAACATTTTCAGTGATTTGGTACACGTCAATTTCAGTTGGTCATCCTTCTACTGGAGTGGGCCTTAAGCACACAACCAAAATTATGGAGAAGGCCCAGCACAGTCAGTGCACCTGACATTAGGAAAGTATCTGGAAGCACCCTTCACGCCCAaagaaggagttccacagtggAAGGAAGTAGGCCCAGTACATACACAATTTGTGAAATGCAACACTGAGGGATGGAATTTGCATCGCTAACATAATCAAAACCCTCTCAGCACTAGGCAGTATGGCTGAATTTTGCCTGACTTGACTTTGTTACTCAGTTGTTTTCATCTCCGGCTccactgggtttgttttttttaattaactatTTACTGAGAGTTTGAAAATACAATGAGCAAAAATATGAGGCAGAAGAACAGTAGCCCATAGAAACAGTATATAAGCCCACAGAGTATAAACAGTATCTCATCCAGCTGCCCGCCATAGATTACTTCACCCACAATCTATATATTATTTATGCACATCAAAGCTTAACATCAATAAAATTAAACAAAGCAAGAAAAGAAGCAACATTGATTCCAGTAAGAATCCATCCCTACTCCTGCCCTATAATGCAAGTTGAGGCTTAAATTTGTCCTTGGTACCAGTCATGGGAACATTAGATCCAAGGAGAGCCAGAAAAACTGGAGTAAATCTGGGCAGCCAGACTATTTGATTTACAGCTGTATTTATTTTCAGCTTTCCTTGAAGGCTGCACATTGCTGCCAAAACACTCTAGGAATGGGAGCCAAATACTATGAAAGGTATCTAACTACAGCTCTGCTAATAAAATGAGTAATCCGTTTTACATTATTTGCTCTCTGTTGCACAAGAGTTATGTTGGTCTGATGGAACTGAATATGGAAAGATTCTAGGCAACCTTTGGATTTAATTTGCTGGAAGACCTCTCTAcatcttgcttaaaaaaaaaattgtcacacACACCCACTCCGAAGGGAAACACAACCTGATCCGACACCCCCTGCAGACAATTAGCAGTTCAGTTAAGATTGCTCCTGTTCACACCATCCTGGCCTTCTTTAATGAACACCCAGTGTTATCAGATTAATTCTGTCAGTTGCATAACAGCATCAGTTTTTGCAATCTTACTTTAAAAGTCTAGTTAAATCTtccagactcacagcccaatctgaaccaactctccagcatagatgcagctataatgcagctccaaggtaagggaataaataaatgccttgagaaggcctgcatgactgtccccaccaccacagaaaattctcccccccccccccaaatgcatgaGCCTTCATAGGTGATTAGCTACTTTGTCAGCTGGTAGAATGAAACTTTACAAATCTGGTAAATTCACTAATGGAATGTATACACTCTCCCTCTTTCAGTCTTTAAAGGCACAGTCACCTTTACATCCTATACATCTTACAATCTATATATCAAATGAAATAGATAATTGCCATACAAGTTAATGCACTTTCACTGAAATAATTTAAATCCACCTTCAAGGTACAACTGAACTCTTGTAAAAAGTGCttcacagcatttctcaatgttcatcccctattggaagtgccaccgaaagtaactggcaattatgttattgccagttacttccaaattgggagtccagatgcagtgtgacaaacacctgtaagaggctccgggtggacaggagggctttcttgaGCACCTGagaagcacacactggagctctgtctgccaagcTGAGCTGCCACCTCCTaccactgctgcttgtcatgttgcattgctggtctcactgccaggtggcaggggtctgggggttccATGAGTAcccccagacaccacctcaagtaccactggtaccGCTGGATGAGAAACACCActttaaaatgaaataataaagCCAATCAAATTATCCTCGTGCAACTCAACACTGTATTCATCGTTCCTTCAGACATCTGGAGAATATGATAgtgtagctcaggggtctccaaaccccagcctaggggccagatgcggcccgcggcgagCTCTATcaggcctgcggccagcctctgatcccctgagagcctctggcccaattgaccaaacacaaccggagttgtgcttgtggggtgggggaatgcgggtccatttaagtgtgcgctttatttcttgggctgtgttcgttcttggagaagtcctggacatttgagcccactcatttattcattcatctaagttccatatctattgtatttatttaaatttcatatttaatgttttttaacATTAAagaccctcaacactgtgccagatatttgatgcggccctttggccaaaaagctTAGATACCCCTGGAGTAGCTTACAAGTTCATTCTTCCAAGGCTTAGTCGGTCTCTGACTTCcttaattttttgttgttgtccttGGAGAAaccatcttttttattttttaagccaAATGATGTTTCAAGAGTCAAACGAACACACGTGTTTCACAGATCTGGCTGGGTTCACAGTTGCTGGCACCCTGCTGGTCAAACATGGTACACCTTCCCTTTGACCACCAACCTCAGTGAGCAACTGTTGCCTTTGTATGACACCCAAAAACATGGAAATCACATTATTGGATTACAATTCAGTTAAAATCTGTTGCTCAAACGCAAGTAATTTCCAAGCATGTTTTAGAAACAATGCATGCTCATCATGTACTTTGATCTAGCTTTGTGATTATTTTTGAATAGTGCTATTGTAGCATCTTTTGAGGATTTCACTTACTCGGGCCATTTGTATGAAGAAGGGAGTATGGCGTGCTTTTTGGTCACAGGTTGACCCTGTGCATGGGATTTAATGAAACAATACCTGTTCCTTCGAGAGCTTCATTATCATTTTAATAGAGAGATTTTGCTGATCTCGGCAAGTGAGTTATGCTCTCCCAGGTCATGTAGCTTCTTTATCTGAGTAGGAAAGGCTTTCTGATAAAGAGCTCTAGTGATGAGCATATATATTGCTACAGAACAAGAAGCATAACAAAAGGATATTGTTCCAAGAGAGATTGCCGTGGAGCAAAGGGCACAAATGGAACTGCTCCCATTCAACCTCTGTTGCAATGAAGGTGACTTGTTAGGGATTCAGGCCTGGTGAATCTCTCATAAAATATACATTCTTGTAGGTGAGAAaacacattaaggctgcaatcctaacctcacttttc
This window contains:
- the TMEM200A gene encoding transmembrane protein 200A translates to MIATGGVITGLAALKRQDSARSQHHLNLTAPPATEEQKPVKRRPRTDVVVVQGKIRLYSPSGFFLVLGVLISFLGIAMAILGYWPQKNPFLEPEETLALNETQVIRREDGFVIRFLEQHLHSDKMKMLGPFTMGIGIFIFICANAMLHENRDKETKIIHMRDIYSTVIDIHTLRISEQKQLNGAYIGLARESEARHSAASCASRLAANTIAPFSGFAGSFQRESNAEEDDIAVSDSKNATSLLPSLLTERRGSVFGLYPHSGKVKDDRSSGPLKCETKSIVSSSINAFTLPVIKLNNCVIDEPSIDNITEDSASTRGRPRNLSMDSLAVPLTDTNDSYKPVGALIPRNSLYGDSSPSQFKSSMTLGPSTGKLLSPGAARKQFGSNTSLHLLSAHSKSLDLDRGSSTLTVQVEQRKHPSWPRLDRSNSKGYMKLENKEDPMDRLLVPQAAAKKDFTNKEKLLMISRSHNNLSFEHDEFLSNNLKRGTSETRF